A genome region from Arthrobacter sp. SLBN-100 includes the following:
- a CDS encoding class I mannose-6-phosphate isomerase translates to MTRVQMPDGEWVSLPRLISEAPEKWLGADTERWGADPRFQVKLVAPRDRVPLHVHPDGAFAETHFASPCGKTEAWIIVDAPGTDGEPAYAGIGFREGVTEEQFRHAFAAQDRQALVDLVHRTPIKGGDVVLVPPGVPHYISGGTFFIEIQEPADLGILAEWKGVVPDEASGTGGLTTETALSCFKVAPQAREQALEAFQPQGLFQTIAPDQEVALLGASAAPCFQARLLAVADSYAPEDWRYSVNVVVEGEGLLSGPGFREPIRAGDAFITAATLDHRYQATTGLLRVVRALGPS, encoded by the coding sequence GTGACACGGGTCCAGATGCCTGACGGGGAGTGGGTATCTCTCCCCCGGTTGATCTCAGAGGCCCCCGAGAAGTGGCTCGGCGCCGACACGGAGCGCTGGGGTGCGGATCCGCGCTTCCAGGTCAAGCTTGTCGCGCCCCGCGACCGCGTCCCACTGCACGTCCACCCAGACGGCGCCTTCGCCGAGACCCACTTCGCCAGCCCATGCGGCAAGACCGAGGCTTGGATCATCGTCGACGCCCCGGGAACCGATGGCGAGCCGGCTTACGCCGGCATCGGCTTCCGTGAGGGAGTTACCGAGGAGCAGTTCCGGCACGCTTTCGCCGCCCAGGACCGGCAGGCGCTGGTAGACCTCGTCCACAGGACGCCGATCAAAGGCGGCGACGTGGTCTTGGTTCCCCCGGGCGTTCCCCACTACATCAGCGGCGGTACGTTCTTCATCGAAATCCAGGAGCCCGCGGACCTCGGGATTCTGGCCGAGTGGAAGGGGGTCGTCCCCGACGAGGCGTCGGGCACCGGCGGTCTGACGACCGAAACGGCCCTGTCGTGCTTCAAGGTCGCCCCCCAAGCCCGCGAGCAGGCCCTCGAGGCCTTCCAACCGCAGGGACTGTTTCAGACGATCGCTCCCGACCAGGAGGTCGCCCTCCTTGGGGCATCGGCTGCCCCATGCTTCCAGGCGCGGCTGCTGGCTGTCGCGGACTCCTACGCGCCTGAGGATTGGCGCTACTCGGTCAACGTCGTGGTGGAGGGCGAGGGCCTCCTGTCAGGGCCCGGCTTCCGCGAGCCGATCCGGGCCGGCGACGCGTTCATCACAGCAGCGACGCTGGACCACCGGTACCAGGCCACCACCGGTCTCCTGCGCGTCGTGCGCGCCCTCGGTCCCAGCTGA
- a CDS encoding gluconate 2-dehydrogenase subunit 3 family protein, translating to MNNNSVPLFFDEHEWQTVEAAAARIIPTDHDPGAREAGVVVFIDRYLSGIDYIYANPWGSGFLRIDGRQAEAWTNRIADLQERYREGVRDLDRRSGEKFGSEFVTLTEEQQDSILETILPREVQAPANEAASSEREGEDTGSYGAPAPAPKKGGGVFGLKVAMSQPVTDENLGFAETLVLHTRCGFYSDPVYGGNRDRVGWRTIGWPGPWSLAETNDGRYSTLAYMTAGDYETLWAELHS from the coding sequence ATGAACAACAACTCGGTTCCCCTGTTCTTCGACGAGCACGAATGGCAGACGGTGGAGGCCGCGGCGGCGCGGATCATTCCCACGGACCACGACCCGGGTGCCCGGGAGGCGGGCGTGGTCGTGTTCATCGATCGATACCTGTCGGGCATCGACTACATCTACGCCAACCCCTGGGGAAGTGGGTTCTTGCGGATCGACGGCAGGCAGGCGGAGGCGTGGACGAATCGCATTGCCGACCTGCAGGAGAGATACCGCGAGGGCGTCCGCGACCTCGACCGGCGCAGCGGAGAGAAGTTCGGCAGCGAGTTCGTGACCCTCACGGAGGAGCAGCAGGACAGCATCCTAGAAACGATCCTGCCCAGGGAGGTGCAGGCCCCCGCCAACGAGGCGGCCTCGAGTGAGCGTGAGGGCGAGGACACGGGTTCCTATGGCGCCCCGGCCCCGGCACCCAAGAAGGGCGGTGGCGTCTTCGGGCTCAAGGTCGCGATGAGTCAGCCGGTCACCGACGAGAACCTCGGCTTTGCCGAGACATTGGTTCTGCATACCCGTTGCGGCTTCTACTCCGATCCGGTCTACGGCGGGAACAGGGACCGTGTCGGGTGGCGCACCATCGGGTGGCCCGGGCCCTGGTCCCTTGCCGAGACCAACGACGGCCGCTACAGCACGCTCGCGTACATGACCGCCGGTGACTACGAGACCTTGTGGGCCGAACTGCACTCCTAG
- a CDS encoding agarase: MSRFNKYGGSTDLTFEATGFFHTAQDDEGRWWFVDPDGGAFLTVGVAHADDSDLKYPHNIDVWRNKYGGSKERWIREGVVKDFKDWGFNTIGWTQDYIGGGWRKEFSWAERVTVQQSTSQFTPRDFEIADMPYVMLLRVAETEDWNGDPVFPDVFDQDFEDHCAYLARSVCADLADDPNLIGYSYDDAPSWAPHVSGADFPQLKGLSPDEREERLGEIAEKYYSTMAKYIRMYDTNHLILGDLYNGNRPLPAPVLAGAKEHIDVLQVQYFPKDTDESRQEMLDHARWASKEIGKPLFIPDIGNWTATEMNPNRSQAGLADHAARAQNYIDSLNTVVKEPWFLGFHWCAYIENTARGWGIKSPRDEPYVDFVNPVREYNKSIYDLRRS, encoded by the coding sequence ATGTCCCGTTTCAACAAGTACGGCGGTAGCACCGATCTCACCTTTGAGGCCACAGGCTTCTTCCACACTGCCCAGGACGACGAGGGCCGCTGGTGGTTCGTCGACCCCGACGGTGGCGCGTTCCTGACCGTCGGCGTTGCGCATGCTGACGACTCCGACCTCAAATACCCGCACAACATTGACGTGTGGCGGAACAAGTACGGCGGTTCGAAGGAACGCTGGATCCGCGAGGGCGTCGTCAAGGACTTCAAGGACTGGGGCTTCAACACGATCGGCTGGACCCAAGACTATATCGGTGGCGGCTGGCGCAAGGAGTTCTCCTGGGCCGAGCGCGTGACTGTGCAACAGTCGACGAGCCAGTTCACCCCCCGCGACTTCGAGATCGCGGATATGCCCTATGTCATGCTTCTTCGCGTTGCGGAGACCGAGGACTGGAACGGCGACCCCGTGTTCCCGGACGTCTTCGACCAGGACTTCGAGGACCACTGCGCCTACCTCGCACGAAGCGTCTGCGCCGACCTCGCCGACGACCCCAACCTGATCGGGTACTCGTACGATGACGCCCCGTCATGGGCGCCCCACGTGAGCGGCGCGGACTTCCCGCAGCTCAAGGGCCTCAGCCCGGACGAGCGCGAGGAGCGCCTGGGTGAGATTGCCGAGAAGTACTACTCCACCATGGCCAAGTACATCCGGATGTACGACACGAACCACCTCATCCTCGGGGACCTGTACAACGGCAACCGGCCGCTTCCGGCGCCGGTCCTCGCAGGCGCCAAGGAGCACATCGACGTGCTGCAGGTGCAGTATTTCCCCAAGGACACAGACGAGTCTCGTCAGGAGATGCTCGACCATGCACGCTGGGCGAGCAAGGAGATCGGCAAGCCGCTTTTCATCCCGGACATCGGCAACTGGACCGCGACCGAGATGAACCCCAACCGTTCGCAGGCCGGCTTGGCCGACCACGCCGCACGTGCGCAGAACTACATCGACAGCCTCAACACGGTCGTCAAGGAGCCGTGGTTCCTCGGCTTCCACTGGTGCGCGTACATCGAGAATACCGCCCGCGGCTGGGGCATCAAGTCCCCCCGGGACGAACCGTATGTGGACTTCGTCAACCCAGTGCGGGAGTACAACAAGAGCATCTACGACCTGCGCCGGTCGTGA
- a CDS encoding S1 family peptidase, whose protein sequence is MTEIPISAPTYRSLLLKLYWLNPDNEYKELSTGTGFLVQHEFRDYLITNRHVLSGRTTSGEYISSHGVAPTHVRILHNSVWKLGEYIELEEPLFDEPDVNQRRPRWLEHPRGFKVDVVALPVTRDGKDYKSQIIRHRYELPDTTAPRPYLRPSDTVHIVGFPFGLTSHGSFAIWTKGSMASEPELDYGDAPRFLVDARTREGQSGSPVIVHFSSNTPPMMFTDNTMRSHIVEKSYLLGVYSGRVNKASDIGIVWKASIVATILKKQLRNPLPAEDEYTDSLIPTL, encoded by the coding sequence ATGACCGAAATACCGATATCCGCACCGACTTACAGATCCCTGTTGTTGAAGCTTTACTGGCTGAATCCCGACAACGAATACAAGGAGCTTTCGACAGGCACCGGGTTCCTAGTCCAGCATGAATTTCGAGACTACTTGATAACCAACCGGCACGTTCTTTCGGGCAGAACCACGTCGGGAGAGTACATCTCCTCTCACGGGGTTGCCCCGACGCACGTCCGGATTCTTCATAATTCTGTTTGGAAGCTAGGCGAGTACATCGAGCTGGAAGAGCCCCTATTTGACGAGCCGGATGTCAATCAGCGTCGACCACGCTGGCTCGAGCACCCGCGCGGATTCAAGGTGGATGTCGTTGCGCTGCCTGTAACCCGGGACGGCAAGGACTACAAAAGTCAGATAATTCGGCATAGATATGAACTACCTGATACCACCGCTCCGAGGCCCTACCTTCGCCCGTCCGATACGGTGCACATCGTTGGGTTCCCCTTCGGTCTCACTTCTCACGGGTCCTTCGCCATCTGGACCAAGGGCTCAATGGCATCAGAACCCGAGCTTGACTACGGGGATGCTCCCCGCTTCCTAGTCGATGCCCGGACTCGAGAGGGACAGTCGGGTTCACCTGTGATTGTCCACTTTTCGTCGAATACCCCGCCGATGATGTTCACAGACAACACAATGAGGAGTCATATTGTTGAAAAGTCATACCTGTTGGGCGTCTACTCGGGGCGAGTGAACAAGGCATCCGATATAGGCATTGTGTGGAAGGCTTCAATCGTGGCAACCATCCTGAAGAAGCAGCTTCGCAACCCACTGCCTGCTGAGGACGAATATACGGATTCTTTGATTCCGACACTCTAA
- a CDS encoding GMC family oxidoreductase gives MTLMRRKPAPADVLIVGSGASGATAAKVLTEAGINVVCLERGPWIKPDEFSGDELKYVNRYFLWQDLDLKPRTKRSSAGEEAHIARFSPTPQMVGGASVHYSGWVPRPTPDDLISKSIYGDIPGASLVDWPVTYDELEPYWTKVEWEFGVCGLAGANKYEGPRSKGYPTPPYPVNGFGKKFYEGCAKMGLNAFPLPKALLTAPHKGRPASVQPGLWHEYGDPTGSKSTPLSTFIPEALATGRYDLRPESYVREITVSKDGRASGVVYQDRDGVEYHQEAKMVLLACGAIETARLMLLSKSALFPDGIANNSGLVGKNAMFHEYIGAFGLFDKELSTPTEQWTGSYVNGATYEFYKTDTNRDHILGSVTAASTVGHPINFTYPGKPLWGKPAKDADRQYFDYSMKIGAILQDIPQETNAVDLDPTVRDAWGLPVARITAKPHENDKAQAKYIADNSSELMRAAGASKVDPIYLSEFTGNCSHEMGTARMGNDPSSSVVNKWGAAHDVPNLYVLDGAVFPTSLGANPTLTIMANAWRIADRIIEDRP, from the coding sequence ATGACGCTCATGCGACGCAAGCCTGCACCTGCGGATGTCCTCATCGTGGGGTCCGGCGCGTCCGGTGCGACGGCGGCGAAGGTCCTCACCGAGGCAGGCATCAATGTGGTCTGCCTGGAGCGGGGGCCCTGGATCAAGCCTGACGAGTTTTCCGGTGATGAGCTGAAGTACGTCAACCGCTACTTCCTGTGGCAGGACCTCGACCTTAAGCCCCGGACGAAGCGCAGCTCTGCCGGCGAGGAAGCGCACATCGCGCGGTTCTCCCCGACGCCGCAGATGGTAGGCGGTGCTAGCGTGCACTACTCCGGGTGGGTCCCGCGGCCGACCCCCGACGACCTGATCAGCAAGAGCATCTACGGCGATATCCCGGGCGCTAGCCTCGTCGACTGGCCGGTCACGTACGACGAGCTCGAGCCGTACTGGACCAAGGTCGAGTGGGAGTTCGGCGTCTGTGGCCTTGCCGGTGCCAACAAGTACGAGGGCCCCCGGAGCAAAGGGTACCCGACGCCTCCATACCCGGTGAACGGCTTCGGCAAGAAGTTCTACGAGGGCTGCGCGAAAATGGGCCTCAACGCGTTCCCGCTGCCGAAAGCCCTGTTGACCGCGCCGCATAAGGGCCGCCCAGCCAGCGTCCAGCCAGGCCTGTGGCACGAGTACGGCGACCCGACGGGATCGAAGTCAACCCCACTGAGCACGTTCATCCCCGAAGCCCTTGCGACCGGCCGGTACGACCTGCGCCCAGAGTCCTACGTTCGCGAAATCACGGTGAGCAAGGACGGCCGTGCCAGTGGGGTCGTCTACCAGGACCGCGACGGGGTCGAGTACCACCAGGAAGCCAAGATGGTCCTTCTGGCCTGCGGCGCGATCGAGACCGCCCGTCTCATGCTCTTGTCAAAGTCGGCCCTGTTCCCGGACGGTATCGCAAACAACAGTGGCCTCGTCGGCAAGAACGCGATGTTCCATGAGTACATCGGTGCCTTTGGTCTTTTCGATAAGGAGCTCAGCACCCCAACCGAGCAGTGGACCGGGTCCTATGTCAATGGCGCGACCTACGAGTTTTACAAGACCGACACGAACCGGGACCACATCCTGGGCAGCGTCACCGCCGCCTCCACTGTGGGCCACCCGATCAACTTCACGTACCCGGGCAAGCCGCTTTGGGGGAAGCCAGCGAAGGACGCGGACCGCCAGTACTTCGACTACAGCATGAAGATCGGCGCGATCCTCCAGGACATCCCGCAGGAGACGAACGCTGTCGATCTCGACCCCACCGTGCGGGACGCCTGGGGTCTCCCGGTCGCGAGGATCACCGCGAAGCCGCACGAGAACGACAAGGCGCAGGCCAAGTACATCGCTGACAACTCCAGCGAGCTGATGAGGGCGGCCGGCGCTTCCAAGGTGGACCCCATCTACCTCAGCGAGTTCACCGGCAATTGCAGCCACGAGATGGGAACGGCCCGGATGGGCAACGACCCCTCCAGTTCTGTGGTGAACAAGTGGGGCGCGGCGCATGACGTGCCGAACCTCTACGTCCTCGATGGCGCGGTCTTTCCCACCTCCCTAGGCGCCAACCCGACCCTCACCATCATGGCGAACGCCTGGCGCATCGCCGACCGCATCATCGAGGACCGTCCGTGA
- a CDS encoding APC family permease, whose translation MAEPSKSIDSSGMDEFGYTQTLDRSIGKFASFAAGVSYISILTGVFQLFYFGFSMAGPAYAWSWPLVFAGQLMVALCFAELAGRYPVAGSVYNWAKRLATGTWSWLAGWLLLISSIVALGAVALALQLTLPQLWSGFQIIGDGTGTYDFALNGVLLASIMIAISTMINAFGVKLMTRINSIGVFVELTAAVLLILALGWHVVRGPEVFFDTAGFGEGHDLGFFGVFLIGAMASGYVMYGFDTASSLGEETKDPKRTAPKAILRAVTASFLLGGLILLFGILAAPDLGDPKLGAADGGLQYLVLSVLGGPFGKAFLLCIVVAVVVCTLAVHAAAIRMMFAMARDNNLPFSQQLSKVDPVRRTPTVAAIVIGVLAVIPLVVNVMQPAIFTILSSISIVLIYLSYLLVTVPMLRNRLQKKWPLADDGSEPGFSLGKWGLPVNILAVLWGGAMTLNLVWPRPEIYNSVPPFEWYLQWGGVLFVAAVTGGGALLYRLKIRHQTGVLAEHAAAVAAHPSSRSDREVTSAEAHPAEATVA comes from the coding sequence ATGGCGGAACCCAGCAAGAGTATTGATTCAAGCGGCATGGACGAGTTTGGTTATACGCAGACCCTGGACCGGAGCATCGGCAAGTTTGCCAGCTTCGCGGCAGGCGTCAGCTACATCTCCATCCTCACCGGTGTTTTTCAACTGTTCTATTTTGGTTTTTCCATGGCCGGCCCTGCTTACGCATGGTCCTGGCCCCTGGTCTTCGCCGGCCAGTTGATGGTGGCGCTGTGTTTTGCCGAACTGGCAGGCCGCTACCCTGTCGCAGGATCGGTATACAACTGGGCCAAGCGGCTCGCCACCGGGACGTGGTCCTGGCTGGCCGGCTGGCTGCTGCTCATCTCGTCCATCGTGGCGCTCGGCGCCGTTGCCTTGGCCCTGCAGCTCACCCTGCCGCAGCTCTGGTCCGGCTTCCAGATCATCGGGGACGGGACGGGCACCTACGACTTTGCCCTCAACGGCGTGCTGCTGGCGAGCATCATGATCGCAATCTCCACCATGATCAACGCCTTCGGCGTGAAACTCATGACCAGGATCAACAGCATCGGCGTGTTCGTGGAGCTGACCGCGGCCGTGCTGCTGATTCTCGCACTGGGCTGGCACGTGGTGCGGGGGCCCGAGGTCTTCTTCGACACCGCCGGTTTCGGGGAAGGCCACGACCTCGGCTTCTTCGGCGTGTTCCTTATCGGCGCCATGGCCTCCGGCTACGTCATGTACGGCTTTGACACCGCAAGCTCCCTGGGCGAGGAAACCAAGGATCCCAAGCGGACAGCACCGAAGGCCATCCTCCGTGCGGTGACGGCGTCCTTCCTGCTGGGCGGCCTCATCCTGCTCTTTGGCATCCTGGCAGCTCCGGACCTGGGCGACCCCAAACTCGGCGCGGCCGACGGCGGCCTCCAGTACCTGGTGCTCTCAGTGCTCGGGGGCCCCTTCGGCAAAGCCTTCCTGCTGTGCATCGTGGTGGCCGTGGTGGTCTGCACCCTCGCCGTCCACGCCGCCGCCATCCGCATGATGTTCGCCATGGCCCGGGACAACAACCTGCCGTTCAGCCAGCAGCTCAGCAAGGTGGACCCCGTCCGCAGGACCCCCACCGTTGCCGCGATCGTCATCGGTGTCCTGGCCGTGATCCCGCTGGTGGTCAACGTGATGCAGCCGGCGATTTTCACCATCCTGTCCAGCATCAGCATCGTCCTGATCTACCTGTCCTACCTGCTGGTCACCGTTCCGATGCTTCGGAACCGGCTGCAGAAGAAGTGGCCGCTGGCCGATGACGGCTCCGAGCCCGGCTTCAGCCTGGGCAAGTGGGGGTTGCCGGTGAACATCCTCGCGGTCCTGTGGGGCGGCGCCATGACGCTGAACCTGGTCTGGCCGCGGCCGGAGATCTACAACTCGGTGCCGCCGTTCGAGTGGTACCTGCAGTGGGGCGGCGTGCTCTTCGTAGCCGCCGTCACCGGGGGCGGGGCCCTGCTCTACCGGCTGAAGATCCGCCATCAGACGGGGGTACTCGCGGAGCACGCGGCAGCGGTTGCGGCGCATCCATCGTCACGCTCCGACCGGGAGGTTACGTCAGCTGAAGCCCACCCTGCGGAGGCCACAGTGGCCTAG
- a CDS encoding cold-shock protein, producing MATGTVKWFNAEKGFGFIAPDDGSADVFAHFSAIASSGYRSLDENQKVQFDITQGPKGPQAENIQPL from the coding sequence ATGGCAACAGGTACGGTCAAGTGGTTCAACGCCGAAAAGGGCTTCGGTTTCATCGCCCCCGACGACGGAAGCGCTGACGTGTTCGCACACTTTTCGGCAATCGCCTCCAGCGGTTACCGCTCCCTGGACGAGAACCAGAAGGTTCAGTTCGACATCACCCAGGGCCCTAAGGGTCCGCAGGCGGAGAACATCCAGCCGCTCTAA
- a CDS encoding GlcG/HbpS family heme-binding protein — MSLIESYTIDLKSAQRLVDHAVAEAEAQGLAVCVTVVDRAGHPLAFARMDGAALLCAQLSQDKAYTVAAFAGIATHDWWGNVSGRPDIVHGLGQQDRFSVIGGGVPLTVDSQLVGAVGVSGGSPEQDRSVAEAAANTMS; from the coding sequence ATGTCCTTAATCGAGTCCTACACGATTGACCTCAAGTCCGCCCAACGGCTCGTGGACCACGCCGTGGCGGAGGCTGAGGCCCAGGGCCTCGCCGTCTGCGTCACGGTCGTTGACCGCGCCGGCCACCCCCTTGCGTTCGCCCGCATGGACGGGGCAGCGCTGCTCTGCGCCCAGCTGTCGCAGGACAAGGCCTATACCGTCGCCGCGTTCGCGGGCATCGCCACCCACGATTGGTGGGGCAACGTGAGCGGGCGTCCCGACATCGTGCACGGCCTGGGCCAGCAGGATCGTTTCTCCGTCATCGGCGGCGGCGTCCCGCTCACCGTGGACAGCCAGCTCGTCGGCGCCGTCGGCGTGTCGGGCGGCAGCCCGGAGCAGGACCGCAGCGTCGCCGAGGCCGCGGCCAACACCATGTCCTGA
- a CDS encoding sugar ABC transporter substrate-binding protein encodes MEDFSRRSLIQLLGLAGVAVGAGGLLTSCAQSPESLGAADGAGAAGILVAPPVANNLYWDGWVKAATAAAAALGTSPKVENFNGDTQAQLASFSNVPNLGLKGVMTMANVAASSPQLFGTLERQTTFGTNCHSNQPWSTPLDVGDHYVGYFDFPHQASFESLCTYLFDKMGGSGKIIHITGVQGVVASDFKDYAMDKLLAEKYPRIQLVARQPGNFGRVATVPVVENLLTAHPDVDAIICQNDDSALGAISVLKKKGLDKVLVVGADAIPEMLDAIVAGDALATVANPGEWMGGAMMVRLYDAINGFQVPPLERMQIFQTFVINTAEAAEAYKKVIAGPDPYDWKKMSRSLNPDGWDPQIPLKVIRPQEFWAAFEDKRPSGYNLPAAYSDASTNDYDAIDAMYAERLSNDVFAAVKKLNDPVVSVPLAR; translated from the coding sequence ATGGAAGATTTCTCGAGGCGCAGCCTCATCCAACTACTCGGTCTCGCCGGAGTGGCCGTCGGCGCAGGCGGCCTCCTCACAAGCTGTGCACAGAGCCCCGAAAGCCTCGGCGCCGCGGACGGCGCGGGTGCTGCCGGAATCCTCGTCGCCCCGCCCGTCGCCAACAACCTCTACTGGGATGGCTGGGTCAAGGCCGCCACGGCAGCCGCCGCGGCCCTGGGCACAAGCCCCAAGGTGGAAAACTTCAACGGCGACACTCAGGCCCAGCTCGCCTCGTTCAGCAACGTACCCAACCTCGGCCTGAAAGGCGTGATGACCATGGCAAACGTCGCGGCCTCCTCGCCGCAGCTGTTTGGCACCCTCGAGCGCCAGACGACCTTCGGCACCAACTGTCACTCCAACCAGCCGTGGAGCACCCCCCTCGACGTAGGCGACCACTACGTCGGGTACTTCGATTTCCCACACCAGGCGAGCTTCGAGTCGTTGTGCACCTATCTGTTCGACAAGATGGGCGGCTCAGGCAAGATCATCCACATCACGGGTGTGCAGGGCGTCGTCGCGTCCGACTTCAAGGACTACGCGATGGACAAGCTCCTCGCCGAGAAGTACCCGCGCATCCAGCTGGTCGCTCGTCAGCCCGGAAACTTCGGCCGGGTCGCCACGGTTCCCGTGGTCGAGAACCTGCTCACCGCGCACCCGGACGTCGACGCGATCATCTGCCAGAACGACGACTCCGCCCTCGGTGCCATCTCCGTGCTCAAGAAGAAGGGGCTTGACAAGGTCCTGGTCGTGGGCGCCGACGCCATCCCCGAAATGCTGGACGCGATCGTCGCCGGTGACGCCCTTGCCACGGTGGCTAACCCCGGTGAGTGGATGGGTGGCGCGATGATGGTGCGTCTATACGACGCCATCAACGGCTTCCAGGTACCCCCCCTGGAGCGGATGCAGATCTTCCAGACCTTCGTCATTAACACCGCCGAGGCCGCCGAGGCCTACAAGAAGGTCATCGCGGGTCCGGACCCCTATGACTGGAAGAAGATGTCACGGTCGCTCAACCCGGACGGGTGGGACCCGCAGATTCCGCTCAAGGTCATTCGACCGCAGGAGTTCTGGGCGGCGTTCGAGGACAAGCGTCCGTCGGGATACAACCTTCCGGCCGCCTACTCGGACGCGTCAACCAACGACTACGACGCGATTGACGCGATGTACGCCGAGCGGCTTTCGAACGACGTGTTTGCCGCCGTCAAAAAGCTCAACGACCCCGTGGTGTCAGTCCCGCTCGCTCGATAA
- a CDS encoding ABC transporter permease: MTVSTNKDPKQKPNLPSSGSVSGTGVTAVQRNAWPLQNFNLANAMRSWLGTTLVIVALVIMFSAMQPRFMTVLNWQNIAIQMSVLLVIAVAGTLPIVMGSIDLSVASVATLSGVILAMAMQSAGPSAAVAVPLALLVGAACGLLNGILFAVLRVPSFLATLGTFFALDGLASFLVGGVPIPISITSSASQVLDGRLGALPVLFLWALLVLAIAVVLCRYTRFGRHLFAVGGSEPAAVVAGINVRLVKVVAFTLAGLLAGFSGILLSVHALSGSPSQSASLLLPSIGAVVIGGTALSGGAGGPHRTFLGVLLLTILINGMQLLSVDPHLQLVIQGAVVVLAVIMSRQKVSPMTPIK; encoded by the coding sequence ATGACCGTCTCTACCAACAAGGACCCAAAGCAGAAACCGAACCTTCCCTCGTCGGGAAGCGTGTCCGGGACTGGCGTCACGGCGGTTCAGCGAAACGCGTGGCCCCTCCAGAACTTCAACCTAGCGAACGCGATGCGGTCGTGGCTCGGGACGACGCTCGTGATCGTCGCGCTGGTCATCATGTTTTCCGCCATGCAGCCCCGTTTCATGACGGTGCTCAACTGGCAGAACATCGCCATCCAGATGTCAGTGCTCCTGGTGATCGCCGTGGCCGGAACGCTCCCGATCGTCATGGGGAGCATCGACTTGTCTGTCGCTTCCGTGGCGACCCTGTCGGGCGTCATCCTGGCGATGGCCATGCAGAGCGCGGGTCCGTCCGCGGCGGTGGCCGTCCCGCTCGCGCTGCTTGTGGGGGCCGCATGTGGCCTGCTCAACGGAATTCTCTTCGCGGTGCTGCGGGTGCCGTCGTTCTTGGCGACGCTAGGGACCTTCTTCGCCCTCGACGGTCTCGCCTCCTTCCTGGTCGGGGGAGTTCCCATCCCGATCTCGATCACGTCGAGCGCTTCCCAGGTACTGGACGGCCGGCTCGGTGCCCTGCCGGTGCTGTTCCTCTGGGCCCTGCTCGTGCTGGCGATCGCGGTCGTCCTGTGTCGGTACACCAGGTTTGGACGTCACCTCTTCGCGGTGGGCGGCTCGGAACCGGCCGCCGTCGTGGCCGGGATCAACGTCCGCCTGGTCAAGGTAGTCGCCTTTACATTGGCGGGCCTTCTCGCCGGGTTCTCCGGCATCCTGCTCAGCGTCCACGCCCTGTCGGGTTCGCCCAGCCAGAGCGCGTCCTTGCTGTTGCCCTCTATCGGCGCCGTCGTCATCGGCGGAACCGCGTTGAGCGGTGGAGCGGGCGGTCCTCACCGGACGTTCCTGGGTGTCCTGCTCCTGACCATTCTGATCAACGGAATGCAATTGCTCAGTGTCGATCCCCATCTCCAGCTCGTCATCCAGGGGGCGGTGGTTGTCCTCGCGGTGATCATGAGCCGCCAAAAAGTCAGTCCCATGACACCCATCAAGTAG